The sequence ATCTGGAGAAGCGCCAGCTTGGCCTCCCGGCCTGTATTGAGAATCGCATCGATCCGCGGATACCCAGCCTCAGCGAATTGCCCGACGTAAGTATTTCGCATCGCAAATCCATGCATGTGGACGTGAGTCATGAATCCGCATGGACTGATGGCGTGAGTCGACTGCAACATATTGGACACCGACAGACCCGCACCGAGAGGATTCGCGTCCGTGCGACCCAGAGTCTTGTAACCGATACCATGCCACGTGTTTAGGTAATATTGCTCGGGGCGCCGAACGAAATATTCGGGCAGTGTCGAGTTGCCCACGATCCTTGTAGCCCTCGCAAGGTAATACATGTACTCCGGGGTATGCCGTTTAACTCGGAGCACACCAGGCGCTCGAAGAAACTCTGGCGGAACCGTTTCCTCAGACCTGACAGACCAAACATGGAGCCGAGCGTCTCGTCGCTTATCGGGCGCACCATACTCGTGCAAGAACAGAGAGAAGGGACTGTCCATCATCTTCGCGCCGGACATGCTCTCGTAGAGCACGATATCGGGATGGCACGGGAACTCCTGCTGGAACTCATGGAAAATCTGCTTGCGCAGCTCTCGATCCCCGATCGCTCGTGTCCATCGGTCACCCCAAGCCTTCCGTGCGGCGGCAAGATGAGCGTCAGCTACGTCCATGTCAGTCCGTTCCATGATATTGATGTTCACAAGTAGGGAAAGCGTACGGCAGGCCAGTCGAGCAATGTCTACATTCCCAATACTAAGGGATGGCCACCTTGCCGGAGGGTAGCGGGATATCCATGATGAGCGAATTAATCGCCATCAATTGTGAATATATAGTGTTCGGGGCGACGTCGGGATGCTTAAGGATCGCCGGGTTCGTAGAGTTCAAGAAAAGCAGCGAGTCGGACAAGGGGGCGAGCGACTCGACGACGGTTTCGTACTGAGGCGATTTGTCAGACGTTACGACGACGCCTCGCGGAGGGTCACGGTCGACGGAACCACTCACGTGAGCGACCAGCCCCTCAAACACCTCCTGTTTGGGTCTCGGGAAAACGCCATCGGCGGTGTAGTGATAGTCAGACTCATGTGTCTCATACCACTCGTCTGAAAGTATTGGGTCGACGGCCACGAACTTGAGTCCGGCGCGCAGTCCGTGGTAAGTAGCCCCGGTCCCACCCTTTGAAGCCCCATAGAGAACGATACGGTTGTCGACCACACCCAGACTTGCAGCAAAGTCCCGGATGAGGTCCTGCACGTTCTGCGCGTTGGAGGGGAGGAATGTCGTATTCAGATAGAAAGCACCTTTCACTCCGCCTAGGTCGGCCACACGAAGGATGCCCGTGCGAGGTGCCACATATTTTCGAATACCCCCGAAGGACCTCCAGTTGAATCTCCTCAGGCGGGGTACGGAACTGATCGGAGAAAATATTACAATTAGCTGCTCAACCTGAGGAGCGTCGGGCGGTTCATATTCGTAGACGATTCCCGATTCTGTAAAGCGAAGTTGACCGTCCTTCAGAGCGTCCCAGTGGCGGTAGATGCGATCGTGACGAATGAAGCGATTCTCAGACAAGTTGTTGTAGTACAGCGAGAACCCATGATTCGCAAGGGACGTCATCAGACTACGAACGTTGCCGTCCGTCAATCCCTCGCGCATGAGGTCGACCGGTCGATCGTCGGCAGCCGGCGTCGTCACTCTGAAGTATCGAGGTGGCCCGTCGTTGGCTTTGACTGCGTCGGCAATACTTTGAGGCGTTGACTCAGCAGGGATCCAGAGGATACGTTCTCGCACAGGTGGGCTCTCTTCTCTAGCTGGTCGGGTTCAGGATTCGTCCATATCCAGACCATGCCCGATGAGTTCGTTTGCAGGAGTAATTCGCAGTATGTCTATTGACACGATCATCGCGACCCTCTCGAAGGTACTTCAACACCGGTAGCAGCACAGAACTCTTCTAGAGCCATCTCGACATAGCTGTCCCCATCGAAACCAGTCGAATGCGTCCGATCGCTGTCGTATCGAGCACGAAGTTCACTGACCCAGTCAGACACCGCGAGGGGCAGCAGGGTCTCGGGGCCATCAGCACCCATGGCTTGCAGGCTCGAGATATCCGAACCGATGACTGGAGTGCCAATGGTCTGAGCTTCGAGGATAACCATCGGCTGTCCTTCGTGGAAGGAGGGAAGGACCATCGCATCAGCTCGGGCGATGTAGGGGTAAGGGTTCTCCACCCACCCGGCCATGTACACGAACTCGTCCAGGTTCTTCTCGGTGACCATGTTGCTCACCATTGGGGCGAGCGGCCCGTCCCCGACAATGAGGAGCTTCGCGTGGATACCCAGATCCTGCAGTTCGTCGATTACCTCGACACTGAACGCATGATTCTTCTCCGGCGAAATTCGCCCCACCTGCACGAGCAAGAGGTTTGCCGAGTCGGCGAACGCCACGACGTCTTCAGGCAGGGGGATTTCGCTTTGAGATTTTATGTGCTCCGGCCGAATCAGGTTCCGCGCGTACGTAAAACGCGAAGTGTCAATACCATAGGCAGACCCAAGCTTTTCTGCATTGACACGAGCGCTCCCTTCCGAGACTGCGACTACATGGTCGAACTCGGGGACGATCTCGACCACACCCTTCAATTCCGGCATCCTCAAGCGAATTTCGTCACGAATGTCATTGTGTAGATAGATCGCAGTGGAATAAGAGCACTCACCTATGGCCCGAACAACGCGCGCCATAAATTCAGAATAGCCATCAAACTCTATGGCCGAAATGAACCCTGTCACCGGGAGAACTCGGTGCGCTTCCGCTCGGTACATTGCGTCGATTATATAGCGGAGGCTCTTCGACGGAGCGCCAGCATTCTTTCGCGACGCAATCGAGGCATGGTACTGCAACATGGTCTTTGGCTGCATTCCCACGCGCCCGATCACTCGTGCTGAAGCCGGGAGTTTCGCAAGAGTACTCTGGCGACCCGTATCCTCCTGCACGGCACGACCGTCCGTGAGAACCGTAACTGGCACGCTTCGTTCGGACAGTGTCGTGACAAGGTTGACGAAAGATGACGTCATCCCGTTCGGTATGAACGCTTGTCGAATCAAGACTCCACGCTCGTGAGCGGGACTTTTCTCCGACAGTGCATTTTCTTGCTTCGGTTCCTGCTCACTGAAGAACGCTCGGCACACTCGCTCCGCGGCCCCTCCGTCATCGTTCGGTGCAAATTCGTCGAGAAACTCTTGACGGGTCGGACTGTCGACGGTCGGCGTTACTAGAGCGGACCGCAGTTCGTCAAGAGAATCGCAGATGGGTCCCGGAAAGTGAGCGCGCGAGAAGTACATCCCGCGAGTCGCCGCATATCGCTCCCAGTCGGGAGTGTAGAACAACATTGGACGCCCGGTGATCGCAAAGTCGAAGTAGATCGAAGAGAAATCTGTGATGAGAATATCGACTTCAGGGAGGAGGTCGTTCGTGGGCGTACGTCGTGGCACGAACTGAATTTCTGGGTCGACCGCAGTTGCCGCCGATTCGACGTAATGATGCGCGCGGAGAAGAGGCCTATGGCCAGCCTCGATTATCGCATCTCGAACTCTCAGTAGTTCTTCGACCTGGTTCTCGAGTTCCGAGTCCTCTCTCCATGTCGGCGCATACAGCACCCGGGCCCCCTGGTGCGGAACGTCGGACGGCAGGAGTTTTGCCAAGGCGTCGTTCCGGGGATAGCCGGTAATTTCAACTTCTGCGGAGAGAAGCCCATGCACGTCCGTGCCTTCGATGAGAACGTGCCGGGTATGCTCGTTCGGAAATATCGCCATGGACGCCTGCAGATAGTTTCGGGCCATGTTGAGGTGAACCAGAGGCTCTTTCATGTCCTTGGCAAGGGTCTTAAGGGGCGTCCCGTGCCAGGTCATCAAATACTTCTGCTCTTGCCGACGAGAGAAATAAGTTGGGAAAGTTGAGTTGTTTATAAGGTACTTTGCCGTTGCGAGAAGTCGCGTGTACTGAAGGCTATCCTTTTGGACGACGAGGATATCGTTATGCTCAAGCAGGTCGATCGGGATGGGGACGTCGCCGTCGACTGCCCAGACGTGAACATACTGGTTCTCGCCTGAGAGCAGGTGGCGGCACAGCGCCAGTGGGTTGCAGTCGATGGATAGCCCGAGATTCGTCTCGTACAGGATGACCTCGGGATCTACCGGAAGATTTTCTCGCCACTCCATGTAGGCGGCCAACTGGTACGCGTAAGTTCCCGGCTTCGGACGTGCAAATCCGTGGGGATACGGCCCCCAAAAGACCCTGGTACGGAGGAGCACCTCGGTGGCTTTTTTCATATCCCCGCTTCGGGCGAGAAGCGTTGAGTACGAAGTGGAAATTTCTTCATCATTGGTACTGGAAAGGATCTGCGCCTTGCGGAGGCAGTCCATCCGGAGCGACTCGTGTCGCAGCGCCCCTGCTATCCGCGAGCGCTCGACGTGTCCTCGACGATCTGTAGAGCCGTGGAACATGAAGGGGTTCCCATCGAGGCTCGACGCCTGCCACTCAGGATGGGCGTCGACGTCTGGCACGTCGACGCCCGGTACATCCATTCCCGATGGATCTGTAGAGCGCTCGGAATCATCGCCGAGCGAAGCCCGCAGGTGCTGGATCGCTAGTTCGTTATCACCCATCTTGTAGTGGATCCGACCCCGTGCCCATTCAAGAGATCGCTCGGCGGACGCAGACAGCTCCCCCGAGCGCGCCAAGAGCTCCAGGACTTCTGCAGCTTCCTCGAGCTTGTCCTGGAGCTCGAGAGCGTCTGCCAGCATCCGGGCCCATGCCGTGTTGCCGGGACGCAGAGTCAGCGCACGCCGCAGACATTGTTCAGCGGACTGGAAGTCCATGGCGAGCAGATGGTTGCGCCCCGCCCTGTAGTAGAGCCCGGCCCGCCTCCACACTTCCGCAGCGTCAAGAGCGGCACGCTCGAAATCCAGAGCGGCAAAATCCCAGCACTTGGCCTCTTCGTGGAAGACACCGATTCCCCACTTGTTGCTATCCAACTTACGGTCGCCATCGACCGCTCGCGCGTACCGAACTCGAGAGGCTTCCAGGTTTCCCGACGCCGCGAAAGCTCGGCCGCATCTGTACCACCACCAGCTCCTGGGCGACAGCGAGCACGCATCGTCGAAGGCGAGTGCGGCATCGTGAAGACGGCCTGCCTCTTCGAGCACCGTTGCGAAGTGATAGGTCCAGTTCGCGTCGTTACTCCGCTCACCGCGTCGAGAAGCGAGCACCTCTGCCCGCAGCCAGGCTGGATCGTCACGATTCAGTTCTGGGGATTTCGTCGACTTGCCGGACTCATCTGACTGCGCCGAGTCCGATTTCTCGAGCTTAAGTTGCTTGAGTTCTTGCTGAGCGTTCCGATTCTGGATGGATGCGAGGATTTCACCGTATTCGGGCTCAGAGGGGTTCTGCTCTGCTGCACGGCGAGCGATGCGTTCGGCACCGTAGGCGTCGCCGGTGCGCTCCAGACTCACGGCGAGACGCTTCACGGACTGAAGGCTTGCATAGCCGCCTTCAACGGCCATCTCGAGAAAAGGAATCGCCTCATGGTAGTTCTCTGACCTGTATTCGAGGTTCCCGATCCTAAAGTTTGCTTCAGCATCATCCGGTGCTGCCGCCCTCGCATACCACTTTCGCGCCTCAGCAAACTTTCCTCGGTGCTCGAAGTATGCACCCATCCGCAATTGCAGGGCACGGGAAAGTGGTAGTGCGTTCACGGTCCGTCTGATTCTTTCCTCGTCGATGGTGCAGCTGTTCCCTGGTGCTTGACCTTACGCTTCAGCGGCCCACCGGCACGGCGCCGAGGTCGCCCTTGATCTGAGTCGTGGAAATATCGGGAGTGCGCGGCAGGTACACGACCTCGCACTGGTCGCGGAGGAAGTTGAACTTGCCCTCCCAGTCGTCGCCGATGACGAAGGTGTCGATGTTGTAGCGCGCGACGTCTTCGACCTTCTGCTCCCAGTTCGTCTCGGGGATCACGAGGTCCACGAAGCGGATCGACTCGAGCATGCGTCGCCGCTCTTCCCACGAGTAGTAGCAGGTCTTGCCCTTGCCGGCGTTGAACTCATCCGTGGACAGCGCGACCACGAGGTAGTCACCGAGGGACCGCGCGCGTCGCAAGAGCTCGATGTGCCCGTAGTGGAGCAGGTCGTACGTGCCGTAGGTAATGACTCGCTGCATGTCGTGCCTTTCGTGGTCGTTGTGAACTCCCCGTAGCTGATCGTTCACCCAATGTTCAGCGTATCGAGAGGTCCTTGTCATCCTCCTGTGCGGAACCTGACCCGACTGTGCCGTGCATCGCATCGACGATCACGCCTCGCAGGTGGGCGACGCTCTCCCGGGCGCTGTTCACCTCATGGGAAGGGCTCGGACCCGCGTCGAGTGCGGTGCGGGCGAGTTTGGTGACCTGGTCCTGGTCCCTCGACATCGGCAGGCCGAGGTCCTCCGGCCATCGGCCGTAGAACCCTCGCTCGACATCGCGGTACCACTCGAGGTCGGGAGCGTGGGCGATCATCGGCTTCCCCGTCAGTCGGTAGTCGAAGAAGATGCTCGAATAGTCGGAGACGAGCACGTCGCTGGCGAGCATGAGGTCCTCGACGTGCGGGTAGGTGCTCACATCGATCACTCCAGGCCCCTCCGCGCGGAGGCCGTTCATATGGTGGCTCCGCACAAGCACCCAGGCATCCGCCGCTGCTGCCAGCCTCGCGGGATCCATCAGGGCGTGCATCGACTCCTCACCCGAGGCCCCGCGCATCCTCTCCCTCCACGTCGGTGCGTACAGCACCACCCTGTCGTCTGCAGGTATCCCCAGCTCATTCCTCACGTGTGCACGGCCCTCGTCCCCCTGCTCCAGGCGGACGTTGCACGGCTGCTCCCCGAGATGGACCGGACCGTCGTACTGCAGCGCTGACCGTAGCCGACGTTCCGCCGCCGAATCCTGAGCCAGCAGCAGATCCCACTCCCCCGCCTGGCGCCGGATGAGGCGGCGATACACCAGCGGCGTGAAGCTGGGCGGGGCGTCGTGGATGAGCCTCTTGATCGGCGTCCCGTGCCACGTCTGCACGACCATCTGCCCGGGCCGCTTCGAGAACCAATGCGGGAAGTTGTTGTTCGTGACCAGGACCTGCGAGGTGCGCAATGCCGAGAACCATGCCTCGGTGCCCGCGACCACCGGCGTCGCGCCGGGAGGAACCGGAACGGTCCCGTCCACCACGGACCACCACAGGGGAACGTCTGTTGCCCCCTGGAGACCGTCGAGGATCGCGCGAGGGTTCCCGCCGGAGGACTTCCCGTTGAACGATTCGAAGAAGATCCCGGGCCGCAGCGCTCCGAAGTTCTTCGCGATCAGCCGGCTCCTGCCGGCACGGGTGCGCTCTTTCCGCGACAGCGGCGGGCCCAGGGTGATCCCGAGCGCACCGCCTCTCTGCGGGGTGAGGCGCACGCTGCGGCACGCCCCCTCGACGTAATGCTCGCCCTTTCGCAGATCTCGTCCCGCACGCGCCCATCCCTCGGGCCCCTGGTCATCTCCGAGCGACCACCGGACGAAATAGCCGTCGGAGGGGAACGAGCCATCGGAGAGATCGAGGTCAGCGCTCCAGCGCCCTCCCTCGCTCTCCCGCGCCGACAGTCGGGTGCGAGCGCGTGAGGAGACGAGCCAGATCCGGGGGACGAGCTCAGGCGGGTCCACCCGCCCGGACAGCGTCGCGACGACGCCGTCGACGCTCACCTCATCGACAGTGACGCGAGCAGTGCGTTGTTCGATCCGGAGATCGCCCGACCGGTCCGGAATCGCACGCACTGCACGCGCCCTCGCCGCGCGGACCTTGCGGTCCCAGGAGATCGGGAAAGCACGTCCGTCCCGAAGGATCTGGACCTCGTAGGCCCGCTCGCCCCGATAGACCGCTCCGTCCTGCATCGGCGGCAGGTCGAAGCCGATGTCGAGGCGCCGTCCATCGACAGAGACCGTTCCGTCGATGACCATGCTCTGACGTCTCGCGACAGCGCGGACTCTGCCCTCGAGCAGCCTCGGATCCGTGCACCGGACCCGGAGATCGACATGGTCTGGCCGAGCGCGCACCCGTCGGATCACGAACGGGGAGACGTCGACGGAGGAAATCGTCGCCGTGCCGTCATCGGCAGCAGCCATGGCGAACTGTCGATCCCCATCGACCGGGCCCAACCGATAGTTCAACGAGGTCACCGGGAGCGGCATGCGGGCCTCGAGAGCATGCCCGCCGAGACGAGTGCGCACTCGTATCTGCTGGACAGCGGCGCCAGCCAGTGGGACTCGTGCACGGATCCCCGCGCGCGTGTACGAGCGCCAGGGATCATTCGCCGTCTGGTCCGCCCACGGCGCTCTCACGCTCTCGACCGTTCCGAGCTCTCCTGCGATGCCGTCACCGCTCACCGCGGCGATCTCCACGGCCAGCGGAGTGAGCTGCGGATCGAGGCCGGCGACATGCACCTCAGCCTTCAGCTCGATGCATCGAGCATCCTGAAAGCGCATCTTGCGCGCTGTGCAGACAAGCCGGATATCGTGCGAGGAGAGCCTGCGGACGTGCTCGGGGACCTCGCTCCAGCGCTGGAGGAGCGGATGCACCGCACGGAGCTCACCGGTCGTCTCGTCGAGGACGAGCGGAAGAGCACTGGTCTCCTCCCACCGTGTGGCGAGGACGTCGTCGAGGATCTCGGGGTCGGACTGGCTCAGTGCCCAGGCGGTCATGCGTTCCCAGAACCCGAACGTGCTCCAGGTGCTCTGGTCGACCAGAGGGGTGAGCTCGGCGCCGATCTGCTGCAGCTCATCCCTGAACTGCGGTGAGGCGACAGGAACCTTCTCGGCATACATCAGGAGGTCCCTCCCGAGCCAGACGGCCAGGAGGTGCTGCCGTACGACGGACGAGGCCCCATGCTCGTCCAGCATGAGCCGCATCCGATGGAGCACAGTTCGTCGATCGGCGAGATCCGCGAGGCGTGACTTCGACTGGGACCGGGTCACCCGTCCTTCGGGAAGGCGCCATGAGT comes from Brachybacterium faecium DSM 4810 and encodes:
- a CDS encoding glycosyl/glycerophosphate transferase, teichoic acid biosynthesis (PFAM: Tetratricopeptide repeat; CDP-Glycerol:Poly(glycerophosphate) glycerophosphotransferase; Glycosyl transferases group 1); protein product: MGAYFEHRGKFAEARKWYARAAAPDDAEANFRIGNLEYRSENYHEAIPFLEMAVEGGYASLQSVKRLAVSLERTGDAYGAERIARRAAEQNPSEPEYGEILASIQNRNAQQELKQLKLEKSDSAQSDESGKSTKSPELNRDDPAWLRAEVLASRRGERSNDANWTYHFATVLEEAGRLHDAALAFDDACSLSPRSWWWYRCGRAFAASGNLEASRVRYARAVDGDRKLDSNKWGIGVFHEEAKCWDFAALDFERAALDAAEVWRRAGLYYRAGRNHLLAMDFQSAEQCLRRALTLRPGNTAWARMLADALELQDKLEEAAEVLELLARSGELSASAERSLEWARGRIHYKMGDNELAIQHLRASLGDDSERSTDPSGMDVPGVDVPDVDAHPEWQASSLDGNPFMFHGSTDRRGHVERSRIAGALRHESLRMDCLRKAQILSSTNDEEISTSYSTLLARSGDMKKATEVLLRTRVFWGPYPHGFARPKPGTYAYQLAAYMEWRENLPVDPEVILYETNLGLSIDCNPLALCRHLLSGENQYVHVWAVDGDVPIPIDLLEHNDILVVQKDSLQYTRLLATAKYLINNSTFPTYFSRRQEQKYLMTWHGTPLKTLAKDMKEPLVHLNMARNYLQASMAIFPNEHTRHVLIEGTDVHGLLSAEVEITGYPRNDALAKLLPSDVPHQGARVLYAPTWREDSELENQVEELLRVRDAIIEAGHRPLLRAHHYVESAATAVDPEIQFVPRRTPTNDLLPEVDILITDFSSIYFDFAITGRPMLFYTPDWERYAATRGMYFSRAHFPGPICDSLDELRSALVTPTVDSPTRQEFLDEFAPNDDGGAAERVCRAFFSEQEPKQENALSEKSPAHERGVLIRQAFIPNGMTSSFVNLVTTLSERSVPVTVLTDGRAVQEDTGRQSTLAKLPASARVIGRVGMQPKTMLQYHASIASRKNAGAPSKSLRYIIDAMYRAEAHRVLPVTGFISAIEFDGYSEFMARVVRAIGECSYSTAIYLHNDIRDEIRLRMPELKGVVEIVPEFDHVVAVSEGSARVNAEKLGSAYGIDTSRFTYARNLIRPEHIKSQSEIPLPEDVVAFADSANLLLVQVGRISPEKNHAFSVEVIDELQDLGIHAKLLIVGDGPLAPMVSNMVTEKNLDEFVYMAGWVENPYPYIARADAMVLPSFHEGQPMVILEAQTIGTPVIGSDISSLQAMGADGPETLLPLAVSDWVSELRARYDSDRTHSTGFDGDSYVEMALEEFCAATGVEVPSRGSR
- a CDS encoding Glycerol-3-phosphate cytidylyltransferase (PFAM: Cytidylyltransferase~TIGRFAM: glycerol-3-phosphate cytidylyltransferase; cytidyltransferase-related domain), with protein sequence MQRVITYGTYDLLHYGHIELLRRARSLGDYLVVALSTDEFNAGKGKTCYYSWEERRRMLESIRFVDLVIPETNWEQKVEDVARYNIDTFVIGDDWEGKFNFLRDQCEVVYLPRTPDISTTQIKGDLGAVPVGR
- a CDS encoding glycosyl/glycerophosphate transferase, teichoic acid biosynthesis (PFAM: CDP-Glycerol:Poly(glycerophosphate) glycerophosphotransferase; Glycosyl transferase family 2), whose product is MSDGVTRRSLGTPLRKALRAVRRRSRRPVVSVVIPCRDAEPYVEAAVRSVLNQSLREVEVIVVDDGSTDVSRDIVMGLAARDRRVIALDGEKRGPGAARNRGVERARGRFLAFVDADDVMLPGALDAMLTAARSSGSDVVKGAYRRHSAMGSHRPKVSARVHARERLATTADEFPDLLDEPVLWNGLYRTSFWRAKVHPIPEDVNYEDQEPSLAAALHARHIDVLATDVYSWRLPEGRVTRSQSKSRLADLADRRTVLHRMRLMLDEHGASSVVRQHLLAVWLGRDLLMYAEKVPVASPQFRDELQQIGAELTPLVDQSTWSTFGFWERMTAWALSQSDPEILDDVLATRWEETSALPLVLDETTGELRAVHPLLQRWSEVPEHVRRLSSHDIRLVCTARKMRFQDARCIELKAEVHVAGLDPQLTPLAVEIAAVSGDGIAGELGTVESVRAPWADQTANDPWRSYTRAGIRARVPLAGAAVQQIRVRTRLGGHALEARMPLPVTSLNYRLGPVDGDRQFAMAAADDGTATISSVDVSPFVIRRVRARPDHVDLRVRCTDPRLLEGRVRAVARRQSMVIDGTVSVDGRRLDIGFDLPPMQDGAVYRGERAYEVQILRDGRAFPISWDRKVRAARARAVRAIPDRSGDLRIEQRTARVTVDEVSVDGVVATLSGRVDPPELVPRIWLVSSRARTRLSARESEGGRWSADLDLSDGSFPSDGYFVRWSLGDDQGPEGWARAGRDLRKGEHYVEGACRSVRLTPQRGGALGITLGPPLSRKERTRAGRSRLIAKNFGALRPGIFFESFNGKSSGGNPRAILDGLQGATDVPLWWSVVDGTVPVPPGATPVVAGTEAWFSALRTSQVLVTNNNFPHWFSKRPGQMVVQTWHGTPIKRLIHDAPPSFTPLVYRRLIRRQAGEWDLLLAQDSAAERRLRSALQYDGPVHLGEQPCNVRLEQGDEGRAHVRNELGIPADDRVVLYAPTWRERMRGASGEESMHALMDPARLAAAADAWVLVRSHHMNGLRAEGPGVIDVSTYPHVEDLMLASDVLVSDYSSIFFDYRLTGKPMIAHAPDLEWYRDVERGFYGRWPEDLGLPMSRDQDQVTKLARTALDAGPSPSHEVNSARESVAHLRGVIVDAMHGTVGSGSAQEDDKDLSIR